One Serinicoccus chungangensis genomic window carries:
- the malQ gene encoding 4-alpha-glucanotransferase — MTQRTPALAQLASAYGIATEFWDWQGRHAQVPEETVVAVLEALGVDVEGDFVDRELARVQEREWHRLLPPVVVVARGVDPEVRVHHEAQASPEVTLRTEDGRWLDLRLQVGGEEREIDGAPVRRALLEVPADLPLGWHEVVVRVGGTEARMPLVVTPPRLELPAGLGQEGARAWGLMTQLYAMRSAGSWGIGDLADLADAGAWAAGMGADFVLVNPLHAAEPVGEMEPSPYLPTSRRFVNPIYIRVEDVPEVGYLSAADRQLVEWHADDAQRYLSLDVLERDPVWAAKEAALRLVFRHPRSLRRSRAFEAYVEREGQGLVDFATWCALAQEHGTFWRQWPQELQDARGEAVEAYRQEHATEVEFHCWLQWVLDEQLARVQRDLLDTGMSLGVISDLAVGVHPDGADAWGLGDALARGVTVGAPADQYNQLGQDWSQPPWRPDKLAELGYAPYREMVRAALRDSGGLRVDHVIGLFRLWWIPQGAEPFQGTYVRYDHEAMIGILLLEAHRAGAVVVGEDLGTVEPWVRDYLRDRGVMGTSILWFERDWDGDGSLLDPEAYRELCLATVTTHDLPPTAGYLEGVHIDLRSRLGLLDRPLEVEQEEEARSREEVLTDLRRRGLLREGADVAEQVEALHAFLARTPAKLLGVSISDLAGDKRVINQPGTDEEYPNWRVPLAGPEGAPVLLDELVTWRSARRIARAVAPDAR, encoded by the coding sequence GTGACCCAGCGCACCCCCGCCCTCGCCCAGCTGGCCAGCGCCTACGGCATCGCGACCGAGTTCTGGGACTGGCAGGGGCGACACGCGCAGGTCCCCGAGGAGACCGTCGTGGCCGTGCTCGAGGCCCTCGGGGTGGACGTCGAGGGGGACTTCGTCGACCGGGAGCTGGCCCGCGTGCAGGAGCGGGAGTGGCACCGGCTGCTGCCGCCGGTCGTCGTCGTCGCCCGGGGTGTCGACCCCGAGGTGCGCGTCCACCACGAGGCGCAGGCGTCGCCGGAAGTGACGCTGCGGACCGAGGACGGACGCTGGCTCGACCTGAGGCTGCAGGTGGGGGGCGAGGAGCGGGAGATCGACGGGGCCCCGGTGCGCCGGGCACTGCTCGAGGTGCCTGCGGACCTGCCGCTGGGCTGGCACGAGGTCGTCGTGCGGGTCGGGGGCACGGAGGCGCGGATGCCCCTGGTCGTGACGCCGCCCCGGCTCGAGCTCCCGGCCGGCCTGGGCCAGGAGGGGGCGCGCGCCTGGGGGCTGATGACCCAGCTGTACGCCATGCGCTCGGCCGGCTCGTGGGGGATCGGCGACCTCGCGGACCTCGCCGACGCCGGGGCGTGGGCCGCCGGGATGGGCGCCGACTTCGTCCTGGTCAACCCGCTGCACGCGGCGGAGCCGGTCGGCGAGATGGAGCCCTCGCCCTACCTCCCGACGAGCCGGCGCTTCGTCAACCCGATCTACATCCGGGTCGAGGACGTGCCGGAGGTGGGCTACCTGTCCGCCGCGGACCGCCAGCTCGTCGAGTGGCACGCCGACGACGCCCAGCGCTACCTCTCCCTTGACGTCCTCGAGCGCGACCCCGTGTGGGCGGCCAAGGAGGCGGCGCTGCGGCTCGTCTTCCGCCATCCGCGCTCGCTGCGCCGCTCCCGCGCGTTCGAGGCCTACGTCGAGCGTGAGGGCCAGGGGCTGGTGGACTTCGCCACGTGGTGCGCCCTGGCGCAGGAGCACGGCACCTTCTGGCGCCAGTGGCCGCAGGAGCTGCAGGACGCCCGGGGAGAGGCGGTGGAGGCATACCGTCAGGAGCACGCCACCGAGGTGGAGTTCCACTGCTGGCTGCAGTGGGTGCTCGACGAGCAGCTGGCGCGGGTGCAGCGCGACCTGCTGGACACCGGGATGTCGCTGGGGGTCATCTCCGACCTCGCCGTCGGGGTGCACCCGGACGGCGCCGACGCGTGGGGGCTGGGCGACGCCCTCGCCCGGGGCGTGACCGTCGGGGCGCCGGCCGACCAGTACAACCAGCTGGGGCAGGACTGGTCGCAGCCGCCGTGGCGTCCGGACAAGCTCGCCGAGCTGGGGTATGCCCCCTACCGCGAGATGGTGCGGGCCGCGCTGCGCGACAGCGGCGGGCTGCGCGTGGACCACGTCATCGGGCTGTTCCGGCTGTGGTGGATCCCGCAGGGTGCCGAGCCGTTCCAGGGCACCTACGTGCGCTACGACCACGAGGCGATGATCGGCATCCTGCTCCTCGAGGCGCACCGCGCCGGGGCGGTCGTCGTGGGCGAGGACCTCGGGACGGTCGAGCCGTGGGTGCGGGACTACCTGCGCGACCGCGGGGTGATGGGCACCTCCATCCTGTGGTTCGAGCGGGACTGGGACGGCGACGGGAGCCTGCTGGACCCGGAGGCCTACCGCGAGCTGTGCCTCGCCACGGTCACCACGCACGACCTGCCGCCGACCGCCGGCTACCTCGAGGGGGTGCACATCGACCTGCGCTCGCGGCTCGGGCTGCTGGACCGTCCGCTCGAGGTGGAGCAGGAGGAGGAGGCGCGCTCGCGGGAGGAGGTGCTCACCGACCTGCGGCGGCGTGGGCTGCTGCGCGAGGGTGCCGACGTGGCGGAGCAGGTGGAGGCGCTGCACGCCTTCCTCGCCCGCACCCCGGCCAAGCTCCTCGGGGTCAGCATCAGCGACCTGGCCGGCGACAAGCGCGTCATCAACCAGCCCGGCACCGACGAGGAGTACCCCAACTGGCGGGTGCCGCTCGCCGGCCCGGAGGGTGCGCCGGTGCTGCTCGACGAGCTCGTCACCTGGCGCAGCGCGCGCCGCATCGCCCGCGCCGTCGCACCGGACGCGCGGTAG